One Nodularia sp. LEGE 06071 DNA segment encodes these proteins:
- the hemB gene encoding porphobilinogen synthase, with amino-acid sequence MPSINSSDTNDVLRYRPRRLRRTETLRRMVRETTLSVNDLIYPMFVTEGEGQKVEIASMPDCYRYSLDLLLKEIKEVYDLGINAIALFPVVPEELKDDTGTESFNPDGLVQRTVKAIKEAVPEIIIMTDVALDPFTNHGHDGLIDDQGNILNDPTVEVLVKMAVSQAAAGASFVAPSDMMDGRVGAIRRALDAEGYIDVGILAYSAKYASAYYGPFRDALDSAPKFGDKKTYQMDAGNAREALKEIELDIAEGADIVMVKPALAYLDIIHQVRNATHLPVAAYNVSGEYSMIKAAARMGWIDEKKIILETLTSMKRAGADLILTYFAKEVALMLV; translated from the coding sequence ATGCCATCTATCAATTCCTCTGATACAAACGATGTACTTCGTTACCGTCCTCGCCGTCTGCGCCGGACTGAAACTTTACGACGCATGGTCAGGGAAACAACTCTCAGCGTTAACGACCTCATCTATCCCATGTTTGTGACTGAGGGAGAGGGGCAAAAAGTTGAGATAGCTTCTATGCCTGATTGTTATCGTTATTCCTTAGATTTATTGTTAAAAGAAATTAAGGAAGTTTATGATTTGGGAATAAATGCGATCGCACTTTTTCCCGTAGTTCCAGAAGAGCTAAAAGATGATACTGGTACTGAAAGCTTTAACCCAGATGGACTGGTACAGCGAACTGTCAAAGCGATCAAAGAAGCAGTTCCCGAAATTATTATCATGACTGATGTTGCCCTTGACCCCTTCACGAATCATGGGCATGATGGTTTAATCGATGACCAGGGTAATATTTTAAATGACCCCACCGTGGAAGTGTTGGTCAAAATGGCCGTTTCCCAAGCAGCCGCTGGGGCAAGTTTTGTTGCACCTTCCGACATGATGGATGGCAGAGTCGGCGCAATTCGTCGCGCTTTAGATGCAGAAGGCTACATTGATGTGGGAATTTTGGCATATTCTGCTAAGTATGCCTCTGCCTATTATGGCCCCTTCCGGGATGCTTTAGATTCTGCACCGAAATTTGGTGATAAAAAGACTTACCAAATGGATGCAGGTAATGCCAGAGAAGCTTTGAAGGAAATAGAACTAGATATAGCTGAAGGAGCAGATATTGTCATGGTTAAACCTGCCCTCGCTTATCTCGATATTATTCATCAAGTCCGCAACGCCACACATCTGCCTGTAGCAGCATATAACGTTAGTGGCGAATACTCCATGATTAAAGCTGCTGCACGGATGGGTTGGATTGATGAGAAAAAAATAATTTTGGAAACTTTAACCAGCATGAAACGAGCCGGTGCTGATTTGATTTTGACTTATTTTGCCAAAGAAGTGGCTTTAATGTTGGTATAA
- a CDS encoding pentapeptide repeat-containing protein gives MATPIVRSNTSPSSQSNKPEKAKSLPLNTRRLAAWATEITLVVVSGLVPFGLGVYANSRSDLNRVPLHPVLVVTERAIARPLALPVSSGIRNVAAPTNFLWIIALLAPVSLSWWQLYLLGKTGSTIPKRKFGVRVVNEVGKPPGLAAAVAREGIGRWTVPVSIAYILWRYSFAFPNLGLFTFLAVLMVLGEGIALPSRRGRRAFHDWLAGTYTIDGTRPVTSSVPANASQIEQSGEETAPVSMSMLTGETTNTSTLWRRMRQNPSRTLFAVAVASMIAVLGTLVATQVYIQTQQTRRETKQINSQKFLVLVEKLSPNSGASTEERQTIILAMAGLNDPQSIQFLTELLVKETNPILLNTIQQALTGVGLPAIPELKNKNQLLAGELKSVGNNASSQSELRPQPLHINQQTINKILSVNSTPTAGIDLSRAELGQSGTPSSSFFNLVLDNVDLSGINFKGANLNQGSFKGSIFRGTGEDGRWDTYDDAIADLSQAQMKQANFTDANLSRVIMNRSDLSRATLNRANLSYARLIEADLSSTQLVGANLRGAFLEKASLTGADIGDAKFNEANLYAARLSRVIAIGTHLSYANLTNTDWRGADLSGAYLDRANLSNANLSATRLTGAVLRSAKLENTNLQNADLSFVDLRGANVAGADFQGTVFAPVPQNPEDQFVEMPDLGSISAVVEGVDFSQAKNLDKRQIAYICTQGGVHSSCASVGLGRGN, from the coding sequence ATGGCCACCCCAATTGTGAGGAGTAATACCAGTCCATCTAGCCAGTCCAACAAACCGGAAAAAGCCAAGTCATTGCCATTAAACACCAGACGTTTGGCTGCATGGGCCACTGAAATCACTCTGGTGGTGGTGAGTGGGCTAGTTCCCTTTGGGCTTGGTGTCTATGCCAATTCTCGCAGCGACCTCAACCGCGTTCCACTTCACCCAGTCTTGGTAGTCACAGAAAGAGCGATCGCTCGACCCTTGGCTTTGCCTGTCAGCTCTGGTATTCGCAACGTCGCCGCCCCGACGAATTTTTTGTGGATTATTGCCTTGTTAGCCCCTGTGAGCCTCTCGTGGTGGCAATTATATTTACTGGGGAAAACAGGTAGTACTATTCCTAAGCGGAAATTTGGTGTGCGAGTGGTGAACGAGGTAGGTAAGCCGCCCGGTTTAGCCGCAGCTGTGGCGCGAGAAGGAATTGGTCGCTGGACTGTACCTGTTTCCATCGCCTATATTCTTTGGCGCTACAGTTTTGCTTTTCCCAATTTAGGATTGTTCACATTTTTGGCTGTATTGATGGTGCTGGGAGAAGGCATAGCCTTACCCTCACGTCGAGGCCGTCGCGCATTCCATGACTGGTTGGCAGGTACGTATACAATAGATGGCACTCGTCCTGTGACATCCTCAGTTCCGGCTAATGCATCCCAGATAGAGCAGTCCGGGGAGGAAACAGCCCCTGTCTCAATGTCGATGCTCACAGGAGAAACGACAAATACTTCTACCCTGTGGCGACGGATGCGGCAAAATCCCAGCCGGACTTTGTTTGCGGTAGCAGTAGCCAGTATGATCGCTGTCCTGGGAACTTTAGTAGCCACGCAAGTTTATATCCAAACTCAACAAACTCGGCGGGAAACCAAGCAAATAAACAGCCAAAAGTTTTTGGTACTCGTAGAAAAATTGAGTCCTAACTCTGGTGCTAGCACAGAGGAACGCCAAACGATAATTCTGGCAATGGCTGGTCTCAATGATCCCCAGTCGATCCAATTTCTGACAGAGCTTTTGGTTAAAGAAACTAACCCCATTCTCCTGAATACAATTCAACAAGCTTTAACAGGTGTCGGACTCCCAGCTATCCCGGAATTGAAAAATAAAAATCAGTTGTTAGCAGGTGAATTAAAGTCTGTGGGTAACAATGCATCTTCACAGTCAGAATTGCGACCACAGCCGTTACATATTAACCAGCAGACAATCAATAAAATTCTCAGCGTCAACAGCACTCCAACGGCAGGGATTGATCTTAGTCGCGCTGAATTAGGTCAAAGCGGGACTCCATCAAGTTCGTTTTTTAACTTGGTGTTAGATAACGTTGATTTGTCGGGAATCAATTTCAAAGGGGCAAATCTCAACCAAGGCAGTTTTAAAGGTAGTATTTTTCGGGGAACTGGTGAGGATGGACGGTGGGATACTTATGATGATGCGATCGCGGATTTGAGCCAAGCTCAAATGAAACAAGCCAATTTCACCGATGCAAATCTCAGTCGCGTGATCATGAACCGTAGCGATTTAAGCCGCGCTACCCTCAACAGAGCTAATTTATCCTATGCACGTTTAATCGAAGCTGATCTCAGCAGTACTCAGCTAGTAGGAGCCAATTTGCGGGGTGCATTCCTAGAGAAAGCCAGCTTAACTGGGGCTGACATCGGTGATGCCAAATTCAACGAAGCCAATTTGTATGCGGCGCGTTTAAGTCGCGTCATTGCCATCGGCACACATTTATCCTATGCCAATTTAACTAATACTGATTGGCGAGGCGCAGATTTATCAGGAGCCTATTTAGACCGGGCTAATCTCAGCAATGCCAATCTCAGCGCTACTCGACTGACTGGTGCTGTTTTGCGTTCGGCGAAGTTGGAAAATACCAACTTGCAAAATGCTGACCTGAGCTTTGTTGATTTACGGGGAGCAAATGTCGCAGGTGCTGATTTTCAAGGCACAGTTTTCGCTCCTGTCCCCCAAAATCCCGAAGATCAATTTGTCGAAATGCCAGACTTAGGCTCAATCTCTGCTGTGGTCGAAGGAGTTGATTTTTCTCAAGCCAAAAATTTAGATAAAAGGCAAATAGCTTACATTTGTACCCAAGGCGGAGTCCATTCAAGTTGTGCGTCTGTAGGACTGGGAAGGGGTAATTAA
- a CDS encoding aminotransferase class I/II-fold pyridoxal phosphate-dependent enzyme — translation MIIPLDRHSQNPIYRQIRDYLSRLIQSGKITTGQKLPSIRALSESIQVNKLTVIEAYSLLEADGLIHARQGSGYFVNSTISSSFTFRSHFAPAQEVIISQGGESFSEQYTASIQARRQRDMIDFSSGFPHNPGLANLQRIAKRALAKAGDILFKEDFPQGQLLLRQLIAQMLVQTGLAVSPEEIIITTGSQQALSLAMQYYLQPGDWAIVETPTYHGALGILENLGAKVIGIPMTAQGMNLELLEQYLHSHRPKLIYTISTLHNPTGITTNQEHRQKLLALAQEYECPILEDNAYEGLNFEPVPAPIKASDRHNLVTYISTFSKTLMPGLRVGYMVVTGEHHQHLVKQKLLNDLHVSTVSQAIVSEFLGSGHYRRHLSRLRTSNLQGRNMMLQALEHYFPDAIASGTALRAIAWTIPKGGLFLWIHLPDHLPIQAICREALSHHVLVANGAVFFPGGGYQAMRLNFCHTAADIEQGIEILGRLIKKYLTPNVVGARICS, via the coding sequence GTGATTATTCCCTTAGATCGGCACTCACAAAACCCTATTTATCGGCAAATTCGCGATTATTTAAGTCGTTTGATTCAATCTGGAAAAATCACGACTGGTCAAAAACTGCCCTCAATTAGGGCTTTGTCCGAAAGTATTCAAGTCAACAAGTTAACTGTAATTGAAGCCTATAGTCTCCTAGAAGCCGATGGACTGATTCATGCTCGCCAAGGTTCAGGATATTTTGTTAACTCTACCATTAGCTCTAGTTTTACCTTCCGGTCACACTTCGCCCCAGCCCAAGAGGTAATAATTTCTCAAGGGGGAGAATCATTTTCAGAACAATATACAGCTTCAATTCAGGCGCGACGGCAACGAGATATGATTGATTTCAGTTCAGGTTTTCCCCATAATCCTGGTTTAGCAAATCTCCAACGAATTGCCAAACGTGCCTTAGCTAAAGCCGGAGATATCCTCTTTAAAGAAGACTTTCCTCAAGGACAACTTCTGCTGCGACAGTTGATTGCTCAGATGTTAGTGCAAACAGGATTAGCTGTTTCTCCCGAAGAAATCATTATTACCACTGGTTCACAACAAGCATTATCTCTAGCGATGCAATATTATCTCCAACCAGGGGATTGGGCGATTGTGGAGACACCAACTTATCATGGTGCATTGGGCATTCTGGAAAATTTGGGCGCTAAAGTCATCGGAATTCCCATGACTGCACAGGGAATGAATCTGGAATTACTGGAGCAATATCTCCACAGTCACCGACCAAAATTAATTTATACCATCAGCACTCTACACAACCCCACAGGAATCACAACGAACCAGGAACATCGCCAAAAATTACTGGCATTAGCACAAGAGTACGAATGTCCGATTTTGGAAGATAATGCTTACGAAGGTTTAAATTTTGAACCTGTTCCGGCTCCCATTAAAGCAAGCGATCGCCACAATTTAGTTACGTACATCAGTACATTCTCCAAAACCCTGATGCCTGGATTAAGAGTAGGTTACATGGTGGTCACAGGTGAACATCATCAGCATTTAGTCAAGCAAAAATTACTTAATGACTTGCACGTTTCTACGGTATCTCAGGCAATTGTCAGCGAGTTTTTAGGATCAGGACATTACCGCCGTCATCTGAGTCGTTTACGCACTAGTAATTTGCAAGGACGGAACATGATGCTGCAAGCACTAGAGCATTATTTTCCTGATGCGATTGCCTCTGGCACTGCGCTCCGCGCAATCGCCTGGACTATTCCCAAAGGTGGTTTATTTTTGTGGATTCATCTCCCAGACCATTTACCGATTCAGGCAATTTGTCGAGAAGCCTTATCTCACCATGTCCTCGTTGCCAATGGTGCCGTATTTTTTCCAGGAGGCGGTTATCAAGCAATGCGGTTGAACTTTTGCCACACAGCAGCAGATATCGAGCAAGGAATTGAAATTCTCGGTCGCCTAATTAAAAAATATCTCACTCCCAATGTCGTAGGGGCAAGAATTTGTAGTTAA
- a CDS encoding cobalt-precorrin-6A reductase, with amino-acid sequence MMRVLILGGTGEAAELATKVANIQGIEVISSLAGRTSKPSVPLGDLRIGGFGGVAGLANYLDQMKIDVLIDATHPFANQIALNAADAAMQVKIPRLKLIRRPWKKVNGDRWIEVDSVKSAAAVLENQSKRVFLSIGRQEIGTFAHLNQIWFLMRMIDPPEPNALVPPGILLCDRGPFHLHNEREILIHHQIDTIVSKNSGGDATYAKIIAARELKLQVVMVNRPPIPPGEQATDIDEVLEWLLQHLHP; translated from the coding sequence ATGATGCGAGTTTTAATTCTGGGTGGAACCGGAGAAGCGGCAGAATTAGCCACCAAAGTTGCGAATATCCAGGGAATTGAGGTAATTTCATCTTTAGCCGGTCGCACCAGTAAACCTTCAGTCCCATTAGGCGATTTGCGAATTGGGGGTTTTGGTGGTGTGGCTGGACTAGCTAACTATCTAGATCAGATGAAAATCGATGTGTTGATCGATGCTACCCATCCCTTTGCTAATCAGATTGCTTTGAATGCGGCCGATGCTGCAATGCAAGTCAAAATCCCCCGTTTGAAGTTAATCCGCCGACCTTGGAAAAAAGTAAATGGCGATCGCTGGATTGAAGTTGATAGTGTAAAATCTGCCGCAGCTGTTCTCGAAAATCAATCAAAACGGGTTTTTTTAAGCATTGGTAGGCAAGAAATCGGTACTTTTGCTCACCTGAATCAAATTTGGTTTCTGATGCGGATGATTGACCCGCCTGAGCCAAATGCCTTAGTACCGCCGGGAATATTGTTGTGCGATCGCGGGCCTTTTCACCTCCATAATGAGAGAGAAATCCTGATTCACCATCAAATTGATACCATTGTCAGCAAAAATAGCGGTGGTGATGCCACTTATGCCAAGATTATTGCCGCACGGGAACTAAAACTCCAAGTTGTAATGGTAAACCGTCCCCCTATACCACCAGGAGAACAAGCCACAGACATAGATGAAGTTTTAGAGTGGCTATTACAGCACTTGCATCCGTGA